The Natronoarchaeum mannanilyticum nucleotide sequence GCAGCGTCCCCGGCAGCTCGACGTCTATCGCTTCGCCCTCGACGACGCCGTCGGGCGTCTCGACACGGACGTCCCGCCCGAGCGTCGACGCCCGCTCCCGCCAGGCGTCGAGCACGGCCTCGGGATCAGAGCGCAGTTCGTCGAATCGTTCGAGAAGCCGCTGGACGAACAGCCGCCGTTCGATAACGCCGACCTCCGCTTGGATGCTCGTCGCGCCCTCTGGAAGCTCTTCGGCGTCGACGTTCGCGTTGATGCCGAGGCCGGGGATCACCCACGAGACGCGGTCGGCCTCGCCCTCCATCTCGGTGAGGATGCCCGCGAGCTTGCGCTCGCCGACGAGCACGTCGTTGGGCCACTTGATCTCGGCGTCGACGCCGGCCTCGCGGGCGGCGTCGGTGATCGCGACCGCCGCGGCGAGCGTGATCACCGGGACGCGGGCGGGCGGCAGATCGGGGCGGAGGACGATGCTCAGCCAGACGCCGCCGCTCGGCGAGGACCACTCGCGATCGAGGCGGCCTCTGCCGCCGGTCTGTTCGTCCGCGAGAACGACGACGTCGCTCGCCCCGTCGTCGGCTAGGTCGCGGGCGACGGCGTTCGTGCTCGGCACGCTTTCGTGATACTCGACGTCGAACGGCGCTTCGAGCCCGTACTCGACGGCGGGGCCGCCGAACTCGGGGACCGATTCGAGTTCGTACCCGTCGTCGCGGCTCGCGATCTCGAAGCCGTCCTCGCGCAGCGCCTCGACGTGCTTCCAGATCGCCGCCCGCGAGACGCCGAGTCGCTCCGCGAGGTCCGGGCCGGTCACGGGGCCGTCGTCCAGGGCGTCGAGGACGCTCCGGCGCGTGTCGTTCATGGCCGATAGTTTCGGCGGCGGGCCCTTATGCGTTGACAGGCGCGGCCGACGGCTCCACCCCGGCCCTTTTTTCGTTCGATGATAACTATGCGTATGGAACTACGCACGCTTTTCGGGACGGTGGTCGGCTACGCGTTCCTCGCGGTCGCACTCGGTGCCGCGCTCGGCGGGCTCGCGATGGCCGGTTCCGCAGTTCTCGGCGGTGTCACCGTCGGAAGAGCGTTCGTGACGCTGTCGCTGTTCGGGCTGGCGATGTGTTCCTGGTTCAGCGGGTACTTCCTGCTCCGGGCGACTCGCGGAA carries:
- a CDS encoding biotin--[acetyl-CoA-carboxylase] ligase, producing the protein MNDTRRSVLDALDDGPVTGPDLAERLGVSRAAIWKHVEALREDGFEIASRDDGYELESVPEFGGPAVEYGLEAPFDVEYHESVPSTNAVARDLADDGASDVVVLADEQTGGRGRLDREWSSPSGGVWLSIVLRPDLPPARVPVITLAAAVAITDAAREAGVDAEIKWPNDVLVGERKLAGILTEMEGEADRVSWVIPGLGINANVDAEELPEGATSIQAEVGVIERRLFVQRLLERFDELRSDPEAVLDAWRERASTLGRDVRVETPDGVVEGEAIDVELPGTLLVETDDGVVRVHAGDCEHLRPA